From one Populus alba chromosome 17, ASM523922v2, whole genome shotgun sequence genomic stretch:
- the LOC118031815 gene encoding agamous-like MADS-box protein AGL62, with the protein MVRKSKGRQKLEMVKIPNESNLMVTFSKRRSGLFKKASELCTLCGAEVSMIVFSPGKKVFSFGHPSVEKVMERYVSGNIPQTSGAFHLIEAHRNARVHELNMQLTQAANQLEVEKKRGEDLDRMRKASQSRNWWENPIQELSLEQLEQLKASLLDLKQDVTRHAKHILLQSSAPQPFIAANPSTSGNHLFDTRNTGFISNMAVPPFNTNMSGTPFNTNMSGTPFNASSAMPPFGYSLGYGTGFF; encoded by the exons ATGGTCAGAAAGAGTAAGGGTCGCCAAAAGTTGGAGATGGTTAAAATACCAAATGAGAGCAATTTAATGGTAACCTTCTCCAAGCGTAGGTCTGGCCTTTTCAAGAAGGCTAGTGAACTCTGTACTCTTTGTGGTGCTGAAGTCAGCATGATTGTGTTCTCGCCTGGCAAGAAGGTTTTCTCTTTTGGCCACCCTTCTGTTGAAAAGGTCATGGAACGGTATGTCTCAGGAAATATTCCCCAAACTTCTGGTGCTTTTCATCTTATTGAGGCTCATCGCAATGCTAGGGTCCACGAACTCAACATGCAGCTAACTCAG GCGGCCAACCAATTGGAAGTGGAGAAGAAAAGAGGGGAAGACCTAGACAGAATGCGGAAAGCAAGTCAGAGTCGGAACTGGTGGGAGAACCCTATTCAGGAACTTAGCTTGGAACAGCTTGAACAATTGAAGGCGTCCTTACTGGATCTCAAGCAGGATGTGACCAGGCACGCCAAACACATTCTGCTTCAAAGTTCAGCTCCTCAGCCTTTTATCGCAGCAAACCCTAGCACTAGTGGGAATCATCTTTTCGATACCAGGAATACTGGATTCATCTCAAACATGGCTGTGCCTCCTTTCAACACCAACATGAGTGGGACCCCTTTCAACACCAACATGAGCGGGACTCCTTTCAATGCAAGCTCAGCAATGCCTCCTTTTGGATACAGTCTTGGATATGGGACTGGTTTCTTCTAG